CATTCTTTAGGAATTTCATTTGATTTAGATCATGACGAACTTAATCCTGTTTTAAGTGAATACTCATTTATTAAAATTTCAGGTAATAATTTTACTTCTTCATCTAAATTAGTTACAATTGAGGCGAGAAAATTAAATTATTGTTTAATTGCTAACAATTCTACTGTTCTTGATAATAGCTCTATGGAGAACTTAATTGAGATCAACAGTGATATTATTCAATCTACAACAGTAAGAGATAATATTTATATTTCAAACCAGCCAAAAGTTGAGTTTACACCTTCTTCAGTATTCTTGGCTGATCCATCCAATAAAGCTAAGTATGTTCTGTCCCTAGTCAGTACACCTGTACCTAGTATTAATGGTGGGGCATCAGCTTTTATTAGTCCTGTACTTTCAAGTAGCCACAAGAGGGTAGGGGGGATGTACACAATTCAGCCAACTTATCCATTTCCTGAACTTTTCTTCAATGCCCATACTTTTGGTGCCGGAGGAACTTCGGATGTGAAATTTAAAGTTGATAACATGACATCAACCATTTTTTCAGGAAATCCAAATTTAGTTAGTAACTTGATTGTTAACTTATAAAACCAGGGCCGGAATTATTCCGGTCTTTATTTTTTTGAGCTTGAAAATTGATATTCATAAATGCTTTAAAAGTCAAAAAACTAAATATTTCCGAGTATTTGTATGCTCAATAAGAAATAAAGCTTGAAATGATAGTTTCTATGTGTTTTTTTTCTTTTGAAATTGTTTTTTTGATTTTTTGAATAATTGTTTATTTTCTAAATTTATCCCGATCTAAAAAGTACTAAATATTTTTCATGTGAAAATAGAGTAGGAGTGGAAATGCAAAATTTGATTATTTAGAAATCTAATTTTCTATTTTGAATTTTTATGAATAAATTTTTAAATAAATCTGTGATGCATTCTTTTATAAAAATAAAAACTCAGGAGTAATTATCCTGAGTTTTTTATATTTTTTGATGAAAATACTGAAATTTGGCTTTCAGAAACGGCTTAAAAATCGATTTTCTATCTTTTTTCGATAATATATATCAAACTTGAAAATTCGCTCGAAAAAAGGGCTTTTATGTTCGAAATCGTTCCGTAGATTGTAGCTTTTAGCCAAAATAGAGGTGATTTTTTATATTTTTCGCTGAGCATGGAGATATAATAGGAATCCAGGACCAATGGTTTTATCTTTCTCATTTTCCAGTCTGATTTTTTTGAAATCAAATTTTCCATTCCATTTTTTGAAAAATGGTAGACGTGTCTTGGGACGTCATAGGCTGCCCAATATTCCTTGTAATGTTTTGCATCGTAAGAAGTAGGATTGGGTACTGCAATAATAAGAAGTCCTTTTTCTTTTAATTTCCCGTGAAAAGCATTGAGCATTTCATCCTGATTCTCGATGTGTTCAAATACATGCCAAAGCGTAATAGCATCTAAACTGTTTTCCTCAATTTTATTGATATCATCCAGAATTTTTGCCTTTGCTATTTTTCCTTGTGCAGCATTTCTTGCATCTGCATCGGGTTCAAAACCGAATGTTTCAAAATCATTCTCTATATATCTTACAAATTCTCCTGCGCCACATCCATAGTCTAGTACTTTTGATCCCTTTTTAATTCTGTCAACAAGAATATTTTTTTTGTATTGTAAATTGAAAGACTGAAGAAATTTGTAAAGCTTTTCTTTCAAGCTTCCGGAATCCTGATGATGGGAAATATAATCTTCGCTTTCGTAGTATTTGGAAATATTGGATGGGATAGGGGAGGTTTTATATACTCCTTTCGTTTCTGTTTCCTTAATTTCAAATATTTCCTGTGAAAGAAAATGATCTTTTATTTTCATTGAATTCGCTATCTGTTATATTTAAAAAATTAAGATATTTAGAGATATATTGCAGGCTCATAAATACCTTAATTTCTGCTTTATTTATTTTAATGTTTCACGTGAAACATTTCTTTTTTAACGTCCTAAATACACTAATAAAACGTTAATATCAGCCGGAGAAACCCCGCTTATTCTTCCTGCTTGTGCAATAGTCTTGGGACGAACGTTGGACATCTTCTGTTTTGCTTCTGCAGAAAGGCTTGAAAGCTTCATATAATCAAAGTCTTCAGGAATTTTAATATTTTCTAAACGATTAAGTTTAGCCACATTTTCCTTTTCTTTCTCAATATAGCCTCTATACTTGATATTAATTTGTGCTTGCTCTCTTACTTCATCATTATATTGACTAGAAATTTCTTTAATGAAATCAATTTCATCTAATTTTTCTAATGTAATGTTGGGTCTTGTAAGAATTTGAGCTGCTCTATAGGCTTGGTCTACAGGATTACTTTCTACAGATTCTAAAATAGGGTTGATAACACCTGGTTTTAAAGA
This genomic interval from Chryseobacterium joostei contains the following:
- a CDS encoding class I SAM-dependent methyltransferase, with product MKIKDHFLSQEIFEIKETETKGVYKTSPIPSNISKYYESEDYISHHQDSGSLKEKLYKFLQSFNLQYKKNILVDRIKKGSKVLDYGCGAGEFVRYIENDFETFGFEPDADARNAAQGKIAKAKILDDINKIEENSLDAITLWHVFEHIENQDEMLNAFHGKLKEKGLLIIAVPNPTSYDAKHYKEYWAAYDVPRHVYHFSKNGMENLISKKSDWKMRKIKPLVLDSYYISMLSEKYKKSPLFWLKATIYGTISNIKALFSSEFSSLIYIIEKR